The Diceros bicornis minor isolate mBicDic1 chromosome 31, mDicBic1.mat.cur, whole genome shotgun sequence genomic sequence GTTaggtgtataattttatatatgctTCTGTATACTTTTAAATTGTGTTATTGAGATCTTTTGTATCCTTCTTGAGTTAATTCCTGAGTTACATATCAGTAGTTGAAAAAGGAACATTATAATATCCCGCTATGCAGTTGAAATTTTACTATTCTTCATGTAGATTTATCTTTGTTCCAGCGTTTTGAGACTATCTTAAGTGCACATATGAGTCAGAATCACGAAGCAAGGAGAAGACTGAGTCCAATGCCACGACTCAAGGTGATATGGTAAGAGATTATTTTCAATGTGTGGGGAACTGTCAGAAAACCACAAGGTATGCAATACCCTGGGGCCAGTAGGAGTTGAGTATGTTAGAGTACAATGCATGTCAAGAAAGGCAAACAGAGTGGAAACAAgtagttaaaatataaaataaaataaactttggaGGGACCTTGTATGGACCCATGAGGATCATCTGCTATGAACTACGGGCTATGATTTACTCAACCTGTTCCCTTTAGATTCCGCtgaccctcctctccctctcacccaagaggggaaaaaagacaaaacaaagcaaaacaagtacaagctaaaataagaaagaaaaacgaTTATGCATTGTGGCATTTCCCAATTCTAACCAGTACTCAAATACTAGATGATACCAAATATCACGAAATGGTGTACGTGGCTTCTAAGTTTCCAGCTAGTGTAATTAAATATTGAGAAATTACTTCCAAATCTCCATCATAATGCCAATGATGTTAGGTTGATGAGGAAAATATTATTACTCTTCTGAGGCTCTCAGCATAGTTTTATAGTTGAATAATAAAgatttcaatatttattaaatatatattatgtacttCAGTCTTTGAGGAAATTattctgagagagaagagagatagaaaaacaaatatcCATAATATTTCATCAGCGCTATAATATTACAGACTATTGAACCATTCCTGTGATAACTCTCAAGAGATTAAAGGAAGTAAGTAAGTCTCACACTCATCTATATGCCCACTATAATagtattggctttatttttataattacaaCCACACACATTGGCTGCCGTAAAATGCTTGTGGGATTTTTGCCCTCTGGTCCCACTTGTGATTTTAATTCAAAGTATTCCCAGCAATGCTTTCCTAAAAGGTTATTTTGCATGGAAGAATCATGGTGGGGTCAGAGGCTTTCCACATCTATTTGCTGTTTCATAGCACAgtctcagaaaaattaaaggaaccAGCCTGAAGGATCACCTGATAttccaaagaaatgtaaaatctTGCAGAAGGGAGCATTATGATtagttatatgtatatgtatttaaattGCTATAAAGTAATTGGAATTTTGAACAACTATTTTGTATAACATTTTGACTTCAGTAATTCCAAATTTTAACTTGAATTCTTCCAGATTAATTTTCTTGTTGGTTATTTTCAAGAGAGGGCATTCAAGAAAATCTGGATAATAATTTGAGGGCAAATGGAAGATTTTAAGCCTTTATTTGTATTTGtgagaagacatttaaaaataatgaaaaacgtATGGGCTTCCAAATCATACAGAAAATGTTTAGATACAGATTTTCTCTTAGAACTTGTGTAACCTTGGGTTCTACTTTCCTTCTTTGCAAAACAGGgacaataatataataatatatacttCATCAGGTcatagtgaggattaaatggttgACAAGTGAGAAGTATTTAGTATACTGCCTAGAACATATAATTACTTATAAATGGTATCTAAACATTTTACTCTAAATACTTCAAGTAATGAAGGCCATAACtttcaatttcaaaatttttctttactGTACATGTGAtagttaaagaaacagaaaaatcatttcaaattGCCCGTAATGGATTTTTACACTATCCATGTACTCTCAATTCTTTAGTCATAAATCCCACTTCCCAAGAATCTTACTTCaacgtttttttttctttcaaactgTACTTGATATGCCTTTGAAAACAATTCTTCACAGAGATTTTTCTCAAAGAATGTAAAGCTTAAAGGAGAGATTTTTGTGAGACACTATTCAACTGAAAGGTATGTGATAAGGTGGACTCAATATTCTTCACCCCAAAATCCCTGTGtatctaaatatatatgtgtgtagggtttgtgtgtgtgtgtgtgtgtgtgtgtgtgtgtgtggagacagagagagagagggtgagagagaggacagggagagagagaacagggagagaaagaaaggaaagaatctcAGGGAGATTTTATGGATTAAAAGGAGACCAGAAGTAAAATGATCTGAGGATGGGACTGGGGGACATGTCTGTATGAAGTAGCTTGTTCCCAGGATTTCTAGTAGAGAGTCTATGGGCACTGCTTTGAAGGATCTTTTCTGTGTTAGTCTGTATTTTCCCAACTGATGTTCAATCATTGTAATTTAGGCAGCACTGGCCCAAATGTTAAGAGATGCTGAGGCTTGCACCAATGTTCAGGAAACATTCTAAACCAAAAGTTGCACTTTCTAAGTTTTGATTCTCTAATTTTTCTACAGTTTGTACTATGATTTTAAAGTTATCTTTAGATTTCTTTACATCTTTGATCAGATTCTTCCACATAAATAAAAACTAGGTTTGGATATTCTCAATATGTACGTAAAAAAGTACTTTGCTAAACTCTGCTTTGAACCCAGTATAAACTTACACCAACACTCATGTTTCTTCCTTAAACTTAATGTAGTCTAATGGATTCTTCAATTGATTCTCTTCTGTAGAATACAAAAATCCACAGATAAAATCAATTGTGGAAGTACTATTCCATGGAGTTGACAATTTAGAATCAAAAGCTCTTTATATTGGATATTCTTTGCATGAACTTCATTTATTTTACTCTTGGCACAAATAGACCCAATATTATTAGTTCTACTTACTAATTGAagaaggaggctcagagaggatgaaCTGCTCAATGCTAACAAGAAGAAACAGGACATATGAGACTGGATGCTTGTCTTCATGATCATTAGATGAGGAATCTGCCCACTACATCATATTGTTCCCCCACTGGTACTATTGAAACAATTTATTGAAATAAACAATCTTTAATTAAAAAGACATGATTTTGCTGTGGAGATATTTGGCATTTGGTTACGGGAAAAAGGTGATGGTTTCAACATACTCAACTCTCTGCTCCTAGGTATACTGCGTCAAGATggcagcactgttctaagtgtgaGTTGAAATAAGCAGGCTGCTCTTCAATCACACTGAGTTCTTCAACACGTCAACAAAAGATAACTAGCTCTCTAAAGTGTTTCTAACGTTTCAACAGTGACCTCTAAAATGTGCCTTTAGAATAATTAGCAAAAAGGAGAaggttttatttaataataacctGTGTTCCTGTATTCAGCTGCCCAGCATTGTGCCTCCAGTTCCCTACGTCCAGCCTCTCCGTGTTCTGATCACACATACTAAGATCACACATACTAAGAAGGAGAGTCACTGAAACTACATTCAACTAATTCAGCTATGCTCTGCTATGATTAAGAACCTTCGTTTACTTTTATTTCAAGAATAAATATTTAGTTTCACTGGGTGTATAGAATGTTTGTTATTAAAACTTTATACATAAATGATAGGTAGCATAGAGACGGGGAGGGACTTGCTTTAAGTTATACAGGCAGTTAtggaagggatggagaaagatctCATATCTTTTATATAGGTGGACAAGAATTGGAATTTCATTTGGTCAACAGATAATGTTACATAGCTCATAAAAGCATGAAATCTGGCATCAGATGCAGTTTCGTCTTAGGTTGCTATTTAATATATGAAAGAATTGGTGTAATTAACTGAACCCTCCTATTTTTTgttccccatctctaaaatgagtaCAGAATAGTATTATTGGATTGGTGTAAGTTAAATACatgcaaaatatttacaaaagttcTAGACATAATATATGCTCTTAttaaatatcatttgatatataaTGATGGCCGTAatctaaaaagtatttaaaagattGTCTGTAATAAATCATGTATGACCTacatctttttttaatgtgtaaatCTCTCCAAAACTTAAAAAGTGCTACTAAAGATGTATTATGTTCTGTCCATTTCAGATGAATTGAGTTTCTGCTGTGTACTAGGAATTCAACTTAACCTCATGGAAAATCAGAACAATGTCACAGAATTTGTTTTCGTGAGGCTgtggggaaataagcaaatagagctactgttctttttcttgttcctgcTCTGTTACCTGGCCATCTTAATGGGGAACTTCATCATCTTACTCACGATCACCTGCAGCCATCTAATCCAACAACCAATGTACTACTTTCTGTGCCACCTTTCCCTCATGGACCTCTGCTACACCTCCACTGTGGTCCCCCGGCTGATCAGGGACTTAGCGgcagcaagaaaaaatatttcctataaaaactgtatgacccagctattcACTGCCCACTTGCTAGCGGGTGTGGAAATATTCATCTTGGTGTCCATGGCCTTTGACCGCTATGTTGCCATTGTCAAGCCCCTGCAGTACACGGTCATCATGAACCGGCAGAGGTGTAACATGCTGATTATCGTGGCCTGGGTTGTGGGGTTCTGGCACTCTGTTGCTTTGCTGCTCATGGTACTCAGTTTGCCTTTCTGTGGTCCTAATCAGATCGATCACTACATATGTGATGTGAAGCCTCTTTTGAAAATGGTGTGCAAGGATATTCACATTGTTAGTATCTTAGTGATTGCTAATTCAGGGATGGTAGTGGTTGTCATTTTTTTTGTCCTAGTAGCTTCTTATATACTCATATTATATAATCTTAGGACACACTCCTCTGCAGGACGATGCAAAGCTCTCTCAACCTGTAGTTCTCATATAATGGTTGTAGTTTTATTCTTTGTGCCCTGTATCTATACTTATGTTCTACCTGCTGGGAGTGAGAACAAGGATAAGGAAATCTCTGTATTTTACACTGTGATTGCTCCCATGCTGAATCCTCTCATCTATACTCTGAGAAATGAGGAGATGAAAATCACCATGCAGAAGGTATGGTCTCAAATGGCACATTCAACATTAAAATAACTAAGATGATATCCATTGTGCTTTCAGTCCTGTGTCCCAAGAGCATTTATCATTTGAGATGTTATAGAAAATGTACAATCTTTCTTTGGGGAGTTGGAGTAAATGACCTCTGACAATATATGAGCCAAAGAAGCAAGTCACTGTGATCCAGAATGCAATGTGCCCTTGAAAGGGTCCAACTAGTTCCAGGTGTGACTACGTCGATTTGAGGAATGCAAGAAATGTCCTTGGAAAGCACATCTCTGATCATATCACTGCTCTCTCCAAAAATTGATATGGAACCTTATTTTCATTGATATAAAATCCAACCTTCTCACTTGTTTATCAGAATCTTCCAAATTGGTCTGAGTCTAACTAGCTAGTCTGAGAAGTCTCTACACGGGAGGAAAGTATGGTGTTACAATGATAGACTTTGGGGTCAGGGAGAAATGGATGCCACACTGACTCTGTAAGTTTTTATCTCTGTGTCTTGGCAATTTGCTTTAATTATTtaagtttccattttttaaatatctacgaAATGGGTTAATATTATACTTCATAATGTTGTAGTACTACTGTGGCTAACACGTGAAGTTTTAGCATGGCGTATCGCATACAGGAAACTCATGTTATGTGattttctcctccctttccttTCATCCTATGTTTCCCTGTGCTTGGATGCTTTCACCCAACTACACTGGACCCCTCTATAGTCTCCAAACACTTCTCTAAAATCTCTCACCTTTATGGTTTTATTTCGGCTATCTCCTCTGCTTACAATGCCTCCACCCCAATCCTTTAGTGTCCATGTCTTATATATCATTCACACTCctaattttttcttattcaagTAGATTTTGCAAATCCGTCAACAAACCAAAAGTATTTCTTATACCTGCCCTGTTTTTTAATTGCTGTTCAGATTTACATTTACTGTATTTCAAATAGTCCTTTGCCCTAGAACAGTGTCTCTTCTTATGAACTGTGTTTTTCCAGTTTGACTTAGCCAGAAGATTATGTGctctatctttatttttctttgtatcttttttacaACAATAAAGCTGGCATAAACTAAGATGTAAATAAACAGCTACTGAATTATATTCAAAGATACTATCTTCTCTTATTTGACTGTATACATTGTTCTTACATATCTAAAacttcctcttttgtctttaacaATCAtgcattaataataaaataagtaatgTCAGAAAggctaaaaatttaaaataaatctcctGTATCTATTAGGGAGGGAGTGAAATTCAGCTGACCTCAACCCCCATAACGTCTTTTAagctatttatttttgcattaagGAGGTCCTACTATTTTAATCATTATTTACCCGTTTGTCCATTGAATGACTGAACCAGATCTCAGCTCAGTGCTTTGGTTTCCACTTCTCTAGACATTTCTCTCTGCCCAGGTGCTTGTCTTATCAGCAGAATGATTGCATTGCTTCTATATCacttgtgaataaagacagtttacgTGTTCTTCTGCAATCTCGATGACTTTTTTTCATTAATGCCAGTTTAGCAAAATTTCAGGACATTGTATCATTGTAAAAAAAATTCTTGTGTTTTCTATTAGTACCAAacgggagccggccccgtggcttagccgttaagtgtgcccgggtttggaccccgggcgcgcaccgacgcaccgcttctccggccatgctgaggccgtgccccacatacaccaactagaagcatgtgcaactatgatatacaactatctactggggctttggggaaaaaaaaggaggaggattgacaatagatgttagctcagagctcgtcttcctcagcaaaaagaggaggattagcatggatgttagctcagggctgatcttcctcacaaaaataaataaataaataaataaataaataaataaataaataaataaataaataaataaaaataaatgaaacttatATTTGTACCAAACAATCAGAAGATAATTTTTATGTCATATGTAATAGCATCAAaatacaaaatacttaggaataaatatcACAAAATATGTGTGTGAAATGTACATGAAAACTATAGAAATtagttgagagaaattaaagtagACTTAATGATAGAGAGCAATCCATGTTCATTGATCAGATGACAAGACCACATTGAGGTGTATTCTACCCCCTTTAAATTAATCTCAAATAAATCTACCCCCAAACTCAAAGCAGTCATTGTTTGCAATTTAAAAGattattctaatatttatatTGAAAATGAAAGGGTATATGTTAGCCCACACAactttataaaagaacaaaacttGAAGAACTTACACTACTTGatttaaaatatactataaagctacagtaatccaaGCCATTTGACATTTTCATAAATGTAGAcaagtagatcaatggaacagcctAGAGACTCCAGAAGTAGACTTGTACATTTACGGGCAACTAATTGTCAACAAAGGTCTGTAGGTAATTCAGtgaagaaaagatagtctttccaACAATCTTGATGGAATAATTGTACATCTACAAGCAGAAAAAGTGAAGCTCTACCTGTATATCATACCTCgtataaaatttaattcaaattagATCCAGATCTATATGTAAAATACAAGTGTATAAAATTGTTACAATGAAACATGGGAGGAAATATTCATGATTTTAGATTGGGCGAAGAGTTCTTAGGATGCTAAAAAAGTATGtcctaagaaggaaaaaaggggtaaattggacttcatctaaATGAAAACTTTTGCTGTAGGAATGAGATAGTTAATAGGGTGAACAAACAAGTTAAatgttggaagaaaatattttaaaattatataattactaAAGAACTactattcagaacatatagaagtCTTTCAAAACTCagtaagaagaaaatgaacaacccaataaaaaatgggtaaaaatgttgaacagatacttcatcaAGGAAAACATGCCCattgcaaataagcacatgaaaatatagtacatatcattaatcattaggtaaatgcaaataaaaaacacTATGGTACTGCTACATACCCATTTGAATGGCTAAAAGTAAAGATTAACCTCACTGAGTGTTTGCAAGGATGCAGAACAAGCAGGACATACAACCTCCACAactggggatgtaaaatggtacaactacactgggaaacagtttgggaatttctttaaaatactaaatataCACTTCTTCTATGACCAGGCATTCTACTCCTTCACACTTTCCCAAGAGAAAAACAATCATTTGTCCATAAATATTTTGCACATGAATTACTATAACAGCTAATTAATGGTAGCCAAAATTTGGATTCAACTAAAATGTCTAAAATTGGGGaaatggatgaacaaattgtGGAATTTTCATAGAGTGGAATGACCTTGGAAATAAATAGGAAAGCACATTGATAAACAAAAGACATTACTGAATCTCAGAATATATAaattgagtgaaataagccagacactccTCTCCAAAAAGCAATGCATGCAATATGCTTCCATTTTcataaaattccagaaaatgcaaattaatctaCTGTTCCAGAAACAGATCAGCGTTTTATTGGTtatgagggaggagagggaggatagAATTACAAAAGGGCATGAGAAAAGTTTAGAGAACTATTGATTCACTATCTTGATTTCGGTGATGATTTTAtaggcatatatatgtatatatatatgtcaaaacttTCATATTATATATGTTAATTATGTATATTGTATTTCAATTATGCTtcaatataaatttgaaaatatatattcttgGAAGTGATCCTGTTACTTCTTTTCTGGCCATTCTGGGACTTCAGATTTAGAAGGGAATCCAAAGACTCTTCTCCAGTTATCTGTTCAAAAATGCATGTAAGCCTTATAGATACTGCACAAATTTACCACCTTCCACCTTTTggaaaattatgaagaaatatcATTTTGGAAATAAGTCTATATAGCACATGAAACAGAAAGTATTGGAAGGggattctagaaaaaaaaaagatgaaaagaacaaaatcaaCCCTCAGCAGAGCAAGTTAAGATGACCTGAAATGAATCAGGAATTGGGATTGTAAATGAGGCACTTGTATACATCTCTAAAGAC encodes the following:
- the LOC131395798 gene encoding olfactory receptor 4P4-like, which encodes MENQNNVTEFVFVRLWGNKQIELLFFFLFLLCYLAILMGNFIILLTITCSHLIQQPMYYFLCHLSLMDLCYTSTVVPRLIRDLAAARKNISYKNCMTQLFTAHLLAGVEIFILVSMAFDRYVAIVKPLQYTVIMNRQRCNMLIIVAWVVGFWHSVALLLMVLSLPFCGPNQIDHYICDVKPLLKMVCKDIHIVSILVIANSGMVVVVIFFVLVASYILILYNLRTHSSAGRCKALSTCSSHIMVVVLFFVPCIYTYVLPAGSENKDKEISVFYTVIAPMLNPLIYTLRNEEMKITMQKVWSQMAHSTLK